In Drosophila santomea strain STO CAGO 1482 chromosome 2L, Prin_Dsan_1.1, whole genome shotgun sequence, a single window of DNA contains:
- the LOC120443743 gene encoding LOW QUALITY PROTEIN: uncharacterized protein LOC120443743 (The sequence of the model RefSeq protein was modified relative to this genomic sequence to represent the inferred CDS: inserted 1 base in 1 codon) has product MAAYKKYSLVFLIXLVLARHPTHEEAEENMSQFMSVLRQEQFVAGSPRFNDVLGNARAIVEYQDKGFIGIRSIFQWMTSPNPRNDGVDNFMQFYTDESSGYIGIQNYDKSSKFTILFSVWDALDAFPGDDFACETFGGEGVGYKCSNSTFPLISNAIYFLDVQIEGSIFKGYISDPQENLDSVTSNQVTRHLIGEIITPHEKLNNLIPFGYYNENYRDKDTCSEAFELVTVHQYTKYAHANTKFSEAYLYNTECKVENILVALTADKKSTIYFTRPTVLGLYN; this is encoded by the exons ATGGCtgcatataaaaaatattcctTAGTTTTCCTTA CCTTAGTCCTGGCTAGACATCCTACTCACGAGGAAGCAGAGGAAAACATGTCCCAGTTCATGAGTGTCCTTCGGCAGGAGCAATTTGTTGCGGGCTCACCTCGATTTAACGATGTTCTGGGCAACGCCAGGGCCATTGTCGAGTATCAGGACAAAGGATTCATTGGAATCCGGAGCATTTTCCAGTGGATGACCAGCCCGAATCCTCGCAACGATGGCGTCGACAACTTTATGCAGTTCTATACTGACGAATCAAGTGGCTATATAGGCATTCAAAACTACGACAAGAGCTCCAAGTTTACGATTCTGTTTTCCGTTTGGGATGCACTCGATGCATTTCCGGGTGATGATTTCGCGTGCGAAACTTTCGGCGGAGAGGGCGTCGGCTACAAGTGCTCCAACAGCACGTTCCCGCTGATCAGCAATGCCATATACTTCCTCGATGTGCAGATCGAGGGCTCTATCTTCAAGGGCTATATCTCGGATCCACAGGAGAATCTCGACAGTGTGACCAGCAACCAGGTGACCCGTCACTTGATAGGCGAAATCATCACTCCGCACGAAAAGCTAAATAACCTCATACCCTTCGGATACTACAACGAGAACTATCGCGATAAGGACACCTGCAGCGAAGCCTTTGAACTGGTCACTGTCCATCAATACACGAAGTATGCCCATGCCAACACAAAGTTCTCCGAGGCCTATCTCTACAACACTGAGTGTAAGGTGGAGAATATTTTGGTGGCTCTAACGGCGGACAAGAAGAGCACCATCTACTTCACCAGACCCACGGTTTTGGGTCTTTATAATTGA
- the LOC120458530 gene encoding uncharacterized protein LOC120458530 isoform X3: MPLIKKFCYCFSLRSGALTIAYVGLTIDVLDSVATIYTESQYCGDILLLWIISTVWNIISEMVLLTALHRDNPHLLPVHLVTCLCGLILEMTNHMWIASLGITDYILMSYAFFLIACKCSCGRRGSAQLLPIGNLVDHSDYPLTQATDRAQHAAFCGARLGAKIYLENVAQSGRA; the protein is encoded by the exons ATGCCATTAATCAAGAAGTTCTGCTATTGTTTTAGTCTAAGAAGTGGCGCCCTAACAATTGCGTATGTAGGTCTCACCATAGATGTATTGGATTCAGTAGCCACTATATATACTGAGTCGCAGTATTGCGGTGATATATTACTCCTCTGGATAATTTCCACCGTTTGGAATATCATATCCGAAATGGTTCTTTTGACTGCACTTCATCGG GATAATCCGCACCTGCTTCCGGTCCACCTAGTGACTTGTCTCTGTGGCCTGATCCTCGAAATGACCAACCACATGTGGATTGCCTCCCTCGGTATAACCGATTACATTTTGATGTCCTATGCGTTCTTTTTGATTGCCTGTAA ATGTAGCTGCGGACGTCGTGGTAGTGCTCAGCTACTACCAATCGGAAATTTAGTGGACCACTCTGATTACCCATTAACCCAGGCAACCGACCGAGCGCAGCATGCAGCATTTTGTGGCGCGCGATTAGGCGCgaaaatttatttggaaaatgttgCGCAATCGGGCCGTGCATAA
- the LOC120458530 gene encoding uncharacterized protein LOC120458530 isoform X1, whose translation MLSYILSNEKHLNAHKTLRKGPRIPGNRNGARKRHLQKDVRIVTLRSGALTIAYVGLTIDVLDSVATIYTESQYCGDILLLWIISTVWNIISEMVLLTALHRDNPHLLPVHLVTCLCGLILEMTNHMWIASLGITDYILMSYAFFLIACKCSCGRRGSAQLLPIGNLVDHSDYPLTQATDRAQHAAFCGARLGAKIYLENVAQSGRA comes from the exons ATGTTGTCATATATTTTGTcaaatgaaaaacatttaaatgcacACAAGACACTAAGGAAA GGTCCTCGGATACCTGGCAACAGAAATGGAGCTCGGAAGAGACATCTTCAAAAGGACGTTAGAATTGTCAC TCTAAGAAGTGGCGCCCTAACAATTGCGTATGTAGGTCTCACCATAGATGTATTGGATTCAGTAGCCACTATATATACTGAGTCGCAGTATTGCGGTGATATATTACTCCTCTGGATAATTTCCACCGTTTGGAATATCATATCCGAAATGGTTCTTTTGACTGCACTTCATCGG GATAATCCGCACCTGCTTCCGGTCCACCTAGTGACTTGTCTCTGTGGCCTGATCCTCGAAATGACCAACCACATGTGGATTGCCTCCCTCGGTATAACCGATTACATTTTGATGTCCTATGCGTTCTTTTTGATTGCCTGTAA ATGTAGCTGCGGACGTCGTGGTAGTGCTCAGCTACTACCAATCGGAAATTTAGTGGACCACTCTGATTACCCATTAACCCAGGCAACCGACCGAGCGCAGCATGCAGCATTTTGTGGCGCGCGATTAGGCGCgaaaatttatttggaaaatgttgCGCAATCGGGCCGTGCATAA
- the LOC120458529 gene encoding uncharacterized protein LOC120458529 has product MESMEYSRKKRIVPLSTDLLRDIMTHKNEYQTPSGSYKEVKQVGDTRGASRSGATHSPQFLPPDTRRRTDGFADGPIVVNPPVTIAFLPRSKSKKDKQKPIVKQQKEGVKESLVELWVRDPPAERVAQKIRRSFDPDKGSSEKLTPSLTKMETRLDSLENEVHELRKLVPIPTSSVRNKKPIGGGPHFLNRSQSTLSLGFRSSCDLRRTHSSSELYLRDEQSLEECNTKRQLYCDMQMHLVNMIVVPKSRTSLFLNQQKELNCQLGGCLGHWRHQYSDEDWLRDFEAAVFLNRNSVEAKRRSKNVRRQ; this is encoded by the coding sequence ATGGAGTCAATGGAATATTCCCGTAAGAAGCGAATAGTGCCACTTTCAACGGATTTGTTAAGGGACATCATGACCCACAAGAATGAGTATCAAACGCCAAGTGGAAGCTATAAAGAGGTGAAGCAAGTGGGTGATACCAGAGGAGCCAGTCGATCTGGGGCAACCCATTCCCCACAATTCTTGCCACCGGATACGAGGCGACGCACTGATGGATTTGCCGATGGACCCATTGTGGTGAATCCTCCCGTTACAATTGCCTTCCTCCCCAGATCCAAATCGAAGAAGGATAAGCAGAAACCGATTGTTAAGCAGCAAAAGGAAGGGGTCAAGGAATCATTGGTTGAGCTCTGGGTCAGGGATCCCCCTGCTGAAAGAGTGGCTCAAAAGATTCGCCGATCCTTTGACCCGGATAAAGGAAGTTCGGAAAAGCTGACACCCAGTTTGACCAAAATGGAGACACGCCTGGACTCCTTGGAGAATGAAGTGCACGAACTGCGGAAACTGGTGCCAATCCCGACCAGCTCCGTTCGGAATAAAAAGCCCATAGGGGGCGGGCCCCATTTCTTAAACCGCTCACAGTCCACTCTATCGCTGGGCTTCAGGTCGAGCTGTGACCTGAGACGCACCCATTCCTCGAGTGAATTGTATCTGCGAGATGAGCAGTCGCTGGAGGAATGCAATACCAAGAGGCAGCTGTACTGCGACATGCAGATGCACCTGGTCAACATGATAGTCGTACCTAAGTCACGCACCTCTCTGTTTCTCAACCAGCAAAAGGAACTGAACTGCCAATTGGGCGGATGCCTGGGCCATTGGCGGCATCAGTATTCGGATGAGGATTGGTTGCGGGATTTCGAGGCGGCTGTCTTTCTCAATAGAAACTCCGTCGAGGCCAAGCGGCGCTCCAAGAATGTGCGTCGTCAGTGA
- the LOC120458530 gene encoding uncharacterized protein LOC120458530 isoform X2: MPLIKKFCYCFSLRSGALTIAYVGLTIDVLDSVATIYTESQYCGDILLLWIISTVWNIISEMVLLTALHRDNPHLLPVHLVTCLCGLILEMTNHMWIASLGITDYILMSYAFFLIAYVAADVVVVLSYYQSEI; this comes from the exons ATGCCATTAATCAAGAAGTTCTGCTATTGTTTTAGTCTAAGAAGTGGCGCCCTAACAATTGCGTATGTAGGTCTCACCATAGATGTATTGGATTCAGTAGCCACTATATATACTGAGTCGCAGTATTGCGGTGATATATTACTCCTCTGGATAATTTCCACCGTTTGGAATATCATATCCGAAATGGTTCTTTTGACTGCACTTCATCGG GATAATCCGCACCTGCTTCCGGTCCACCTAGTGACTTGTCTCTGTGGCCTGATCCTCGAAATGACCAACCACATGTGGATTGCCTCCCTCGGTATAACCGATTACATTTTGATGTCCTATGCGTTCTTTTTGATTGCCT ATGTAGCTGCGGACGTCGTGGTAGTGCTCAGCTACTACCAATCGGAAATTTAG